A stretch of the Vibrio sp. HB236076 genome encodes the following:
- a CDS encoding transposase translates to MTQARSSLISLQDTPYYHCISRCVRKAYLCGEDQQSGQCFDHRKIWLIERIRLLSQVFSIDICAYAIMSNHYHLVLHVDEKKAKGWSNYQVIQRWTKLYRPLPLIERYSNNELTEKPEIDCAEKIIHQWRERLMDISWFMKNLNEYIARQANKEDQCTGRFWEGRFKSQALLDERALLSCMAYVDLNPVHSGLVNRLEDSEFTSIYERLHGYACKQDSGRGQVQSLARTKLFGFLGNQRAKQPCKGLAFSLLDYFEMVDVLGHAIRPDKCGSLLVSPCTLLQELQLDSDEWLTISAQFGRHFTCAVGGINELRYFAQHTRRAWVRQVRIR, encoded by the coding sequence ATGACTCAAGCTCGTTCTTCGCTGATTTCTCTGCAAGACACACCTTATTACCACTGTATCTCTCGTTGCGTCCGAAAAGCGTATTTATGCGGCGAAGATCAGCAAAGTGGTCAGTGCTTCGATCATCGTAAAATATGGCTAATAGAGAGAATCAGGCTACTATCTCAAGTATTCTCTATCGATATTTGTGCCTACGCCATTATGTCTAATCATTATCATTTAGTGCTTCACGTCGATGAAAAAAAAGCAAAAGGCTGGTCTAATTATCAAGTGATACAACGTTGGACCAAACTTTATCGTCCTTTGCCCTTGATAGAGCGATATTCAAACAATGAATTGACGGAAAAACCTGAAATAGATTGTGCGGAGAAAATAATTCATCAATGGCGAGAAAGACTGATGGATATCTCATGGTTTATGAAAAACCTTAATGAGTACATTGCTCGCCAAGCCAACAAAGAAGACCAATGTACCGGACGGTTTTGGGAAGGACGCTTTAAATCTCAAGCTCTACTTGATGAGCGGGCGCTGTTAAGTTGTATGGCTTATGTAGACTTAAACCCGGTACATTCAGGCTTAGTAAATCGACTCGAGGACAGCGAATTTACCTCAATTTATGAACGATTACACGGTTATGCTTGCAAGCAAGATTCGGGGAGAGGGCAAGTACAAAGCCTGGCTCGAACAAAACTGTTTGGGTTTTTAGGCAATCAAAGAGCAAAACAGCCGTGTAAAGGGTTAGCATTTTCATTACTTGACTATTTTGAAATGGTTGACGTTTTGGGTCACGCCATTCGACCAGATAAATGTGGCTCATTACTTGTTAGCCCTTGTACTTTACTCCAAGAACTTCAACTCGACAGTGACGAATGGTTAACTATATCAGCGCAATTTGGCCGTCATTTCACCTGTGCAGTAGGTGGAATCAATGAGCTTAGATACTTTGCACAACACACTCGGCGAGCCTGGGTCAGGCAAGTACGCATTAGATAA
- a CDS encoding formate dehydrogenase accessory sulfurtransferase FdhD codes for MTTKALADVAKIHINHINHSNQSIDQVIVEEPLQISLQWQEGDKEIIKPWLVTMRTPGMDTYLIRGLLINQGVIDSLCSVQVIQDYDDHTTWSANHQLVIFTPDTVPKLAQSSRHQVSHSSCGICGINTLKGLQLTLSPCLDTASHWLKPERVKRLVNELKEQQVLFAATGAVHGIGYWSQGDWQCVMEDVGRHNALDKVTGYLLTHERWHPQGVLVLSGRVSFELMQKALVTGVCVIIAVGAPSSLAIQVAQRFDLTLIGFTRSETFNVYHAPWRLKQ; via the coding sequence ATGACAACCAAAGCATTGGCGGATGTGGCCAAGATCCATATCAATCACATTAATCACTCGAATCAAAGTATCGATCAAGTGATCGTTGAAGAACCGCTACAAATTAGCTTGCAATGGCAGGAAGGGGATAAGGAAATCATCAAACCATGGCTTGTCACGATGCGAACGCCAGGTATGGATACTTATCTCATTCGCGGTTTGTTGATTAACCAAGGTGTGATTGATTCTCTTTGTTCTGTCCAAGTTATCCAAGATTATGACGATCACACTACCTGGTCTGCCAATCATCAATTGGTGATCTTCACGCCAGATACAGTGCCAAAACTCGCTCAGAGTTCACGCCATCAAGTCAGTCACTCCAGTTGTGGTATTTGCGGTATAAACACTTTAAAAGGATTACAGCTGACACTTTCGCCTTGTTTAGACACGGCTTCGCATTGGTTGAAACCAGAACGAGTCAAGCGACTTGTCAACGAGCTCAAAGAGCAACAAGTACTCTTTGCTGCCACGGGGGCCGTTCACGGCATCGGTTATTGGTCACAAGGTGATTGGCAATGCGTCATGGAAGATGTCGGACGCCATAATGCATTGGATAAAGTGACCGGGTATCTTCTTACTCACGAGCGGTGGCATCCCCAAGGGGTATTGGTATTGAGTGGGCGTGTCAGTTTTGAGCTGATGCAAAAAGCGTTGGTCACGGGCGTTTGTGTCATTATCGCTGTCGGTGCACCGTCGAGTCTAGCGATTCAAGTTGCCCAGCGTTTTGATCTCACGCTGATTGGGTTTACCCGCTCAGAGACGTTTAATGTTTACCATGCACCATGGCGTTTAAAACAGTAA
- a CDS encoding efflux RND transporter periplasmic adaptor subunit, which yields MKKQSKYLLFIIVFIALIGGTVYFYWRPTPAPEYVTEPVRYGSIEQTVLANGMIHASKLVSVGSQVSGQIKTLAVSLGQKVKKGDLIAQIDDLTQRNTLKEAQASLQSIDAQLNAKKAQIEQAKLEFERQTRMLKDKASSQADFESAKATYQVYQAEYQQLLAERKQAVISVDSAKLDLSYTTITATMDGTVVYTSVSEGQTVNASQSTPTIVELANLDQMTIKAEISEADVINVKPGQAVYFTILGQSQHPFHTTVRAIEPGPTLMDGDDSDLTSSDDDAIYYNGLFDVDNPDQQLRIGMTAQVSIVLEKAEHTLLVPAQVLKPGKRPGRYNVPILEDGQLVNKPVKVGINNKIQAQILEGLNEGDRVILGAPSQNASQSGRRSGPPMRF from the coding sequence ATGAAAAAACAATCCAAGTACCTTCTATTTATTATCGTCTTTATCGCGCTCATCGGTGGCACGGTTTATTTTTATTGGCGCCCTACCCCAGCTCCAGAATACGTGACCGAGCCCGTTCGTTACGGCTCAATTGAACAAACGGTCCTCGCCAATGGGATGATCCACGCCTCTAAACTCGTTTCAGTGGGTTCACAAGTGTCTGGCCAGATCAAAACGCTCGCCGTATCGCTAGGTCAAAAGGTAAAAAAAGGCGATTTAATCGCTCAAATCGATGATTTAACCCAGCGCAACACCTTAAAAGAAGCTCAAGCCTCATTGCAGAGTATTGATGCACAACTTAACGCCAAAAAAGCGCAAATCGAACAGGCAAAACTCGAATTTGAACGTCAGACTCGAATGTTAAAAGACAAGGCCAGTTCACAAGCCGACTTCGAGTCGGCCAAGGCGACATATCAGGTCTATCAGGCTGAATATCAACAATTATTGGCGGAAAGAAAGCAAGCGGTGATCAGCGTCGACAGCGCCAAACTCGATCTTAGCTACACCACCATTACCGCCACCATGGATGGCACGGTGGTTTACACCAGTGTATCTGAAGGCCAAACCGTCAATGCCAGTCAAAGTACCCCGACCATTGTCGAGCTTGCCAATCTAGACCAAATGACCATCAAAGCGGAAATTTCAGAAGCCGATGTCATTAATGTCAAACCCGGCCAAGCGGTGTACTTCACCATTCTCGGTCAATCTCAGCACCCCTTTCACACCACAGTGCGCGCCATTGAACCGGGTCCTACGTTGATGGATGGCGATGACAGCGATCTGACCTCAAGCGATGATGATGCGATTTATTACAATGGGTTATTTGATGTCGATAACCCAGACCAACAACTCCGTATCGGTATGACAGCGCAAGTCTCTATTGTCCTTGAGAAGGCCGAACACACGTTACTGGTGCCCGCTCAAGTACTGAAACCTGGTAAAAGGCCTGGACGTTATAATGTGCCTATCCTTGAAGATGGTCAGCTAGTCAACAAGCCGGTCAAAGTAGGCATTAACAATAAAATACAAGCACAGATCTTAGAAGGGTTAAACGAAGGGGATCGCGTTATCTTGGGTGCACCTTCACAAAATGCAAGCCAGTCTGGACGTCGCTCTGGCCCACCAATGAGGTTTTAA
- a CDS encoding MacB family efflux pump subunit, whose translation MSHPLLQVKGLSRHFAAGDQSLTVLNSVDLMVERGEMVAIVGASGSGKSTLMNILGCLDRPSEGDYWINGQSTKSMSPDQLAALRREYFGFIFQRYHLLSDLDAIGNVEVPAIYAGKDKSERQQRAESLLTRLGLESRLDHKPSELSGGQQQRVSVARALMNGGDVILADEPTGALDSHSGQEMMALLQELHHAGHTIILVTHDMDVAQFADRVIEIKDGEIIRDTQNRQNNDDSDKKQSLEKPIATSKSAVSLAMESLREAFKMAILSMASHKLRTFLTMLGIIIGIASVVSVVALGTGSQQSILQNIASLGTNTIDIRPGTGFGDRRSGRVRTLTASDAQALTHLSYVDSVTPSLNTSVTVRYENQAVTATVSGVGKDYFRVKGYQLSQGQYWDQQDEQNLVQNAVIDNNTLNEMFPNASPIGEVIFVGTLPVRIIGVTKKKESAFGNDDALKIWLPYSTVSGRMVGQHYLDSISLRIADDAPSNAAEQGIISLLTMRHGKQDFFTINTDTIRQNIEKTTSTMTLLISAIAVISLIVGGIGVMNIMLVSVTERTKEIGVRMAVGARQGDILRQFLIEAVLVCLIGGLLGVLLSYLIGLAFSAFGSHFTLIYSTSSIIAAFVCSTLIGVLFGFLPAKNAAKLDPVDALARD comes from the coding sequence ATGAGTCATCCACTATTACAAGTGAAAGGGTTGTCGCGTCACTTCGCAGCAGGTGATCAATCCTTGACTGTCCTCAACTCGGTTGACCTAATGGTAGAGCGTGGTGAAATGGTGGCGATTGTCGGCGCTTCTGGCTCAGGTAAGTCAACATTGATGAATATTCTTGGCTGCTTAGACCGGCCCAGTGAAGGCGACTATTGGATTAATGGACAGTCAACCAAATCCATGAGCCCTGATCAATTAGCCGCACTGCGCCGGGAATATTTTGGTTTTATCTTTCAGCGCTATCATTTGTTGAGCGATCTCGATGCCATTGGCAATGTCGAAGTGCCGGCTATCTACGCAGGCAAAGACAAAAGTGAGCGTCAGCAAAGAGCGGAATCTCTCCTAACCCGTTTAGGCCTAGAAAGCCGCCTTGATCACAAACCCAGTGAGCTCAGTGGGGGTCAGCAACAAAGAGTGAGCGTCGCTCGAGCCTTAATGAACGGCGGTGATGTCATTCTTGCCGATGAACCCACAGGGGCTTTGGACAGTCACAGTGGCCAAGAAATGATGGCCTTGTTACAAGAGCTCCATCATGCCGGCCATACGATTATTTTAGTTACTCACGATATGGATGTAGCCCAGTTTGCCGATAGGGTGATTGAAATTAAAGACGGGGAAATCATTCGCGATACCCAAAATCGGCAGAATAACGACGATTCCGATAAAAAACAGTCACTAGAAAAGCCCATAGCGACCTCAAAAAGTGCCGTCAGTTTGGCGATGGAATCACTGCGTGAAGCGTTCAAAATGGCAATCTTATCCATGGCCAGTCACAAATTACGGACATTTTTGACCATGCTGGGCATTATTATTGGCATCGCATCGGTCGTTTCCGTCGTGGCACTAGGGACAGGATCACAACAATCTATATTACAAAACATTGCGTCATTGGGAACCAATACCATTGATATCCGGCCCGGTACTGGCTTTGGCGACCGCCGGTCAGGTCGAGTGAGAACGCTCACCGCTTCTGATGCCCAGGCACTGACTCATTTATCTTATGTTGATAGTGTCACCCCAAGCCTCAATACCAGTGTCACGGTCCGCTATGAAAACCAGGCGGTCACTGCGACGGTCTCAGGCGTGGGTAAAGATTACTTTCGCGTCAAAGGTTACCAGTTATCACAAGGGCAATACTGGGATCAGCAAGACGAGCAAAACTTGGTACAAAACGCGGTGATTGACAATAATACCTTAAACGAAATGTTTCCTAATGCCAGCCCAATTGGCGAAGTGATCTTTGTGGGTACGCTACCCGTTAGAATCATTGGCGTAACCAAGAAAAAAGAAAGCGCGTTTGGCAATGACGATGCGCTAAAAATCTGGCTGCCCTACTCAACGGTGTCTGGCCGTATGGTTGGTCAACACTACCTTGACTCCATCAGTTTACGCATTGCCGATGACGCACCGAGTAATGCCGCAGAGCAAGGGATCATCAGTTTGTTAACCATGCGCCATGGCAAACAAGATTTTTTCACCATCAATACCGATACCATCAGGCAAAATATTGAAAAAACCACCTCTACCATGACCTTACTGATCTCGGCTATTGCGGTGATTTCATTGATTGTTGGAGGGATTGGGGTCATGAACATTATGCTTGTTTCCGTCACTGAACGCACCAAAGAGATCGGGGTGAGAATGGCCGTTGGCGCTCGGCAGGGTGATATATTACGTCAATTTCTCATCGAAGCCGTGTTGGTGTGTTTGATCGGTGGATTACTGGGGGTATTGCTGTCTTACTTGATTGGCTTGGCATTTTCTGCCTTTGGGTCTCATTTCACGCTCATTTACTCCACCAGTTCCATCATTGCCGCCTTTGTTTGTTCAACACTGATTGGGGTTTTATTTGGCTTTTTACCCGCCAAAAATGCCGCCAAACTCGACCCTGTTGATGCCTTAGCCAGAGATTAA